In Erythrobacter sp. F6033, a single genomic region encodes these proteins:
- the hisG gene encoding ATP phosphoribosyltransferase gives MTTDQATDTFGQLTFAVPKGRILDEALPVMARAGVVPHDSFHDKSNRALSFETTRADMRLIRVRAFDVATFVAHGAAQIGIVGSDVVEEFDYADLYAPVDLDIQHCRLSVARLADDTEDRSGASHLRVATKYPNLTRRHFEKQGIQAECVKLNGAMELAPVLSLASQIVDLVSTGATLKQNGLVETGKIIDISARLIVNRAALKKDPRVAELVAAFRSDAEARASEAAK, from the coding sequence ATGACCACCGATCAAGCCACTGATACATTCGGGCAGCTGACATTCGCTGTACCCAAGGGACGCATTCTCGACGAAGCGCTGCCAGTGATGGCGCGTGCAGGCGTGGTGCCCCATGATAGCTTTCACGACAAGTCCAACCGCGCGCTTTCTTTCGAAACGACGCGCGCTGACATGCGCCTGATCCGCGTGCGCGCCTTCGACGTTGCGACTTTCGTCGCGCACGGGGCAGCGCAGATTGGTATTGTCGGCTCTGACGTGGTCGAAGAGTTTGACTACGCGGATCTTTACGCACCTGTCGATCTGGACATTCAGCATTGCCGACTTTCGGTTGCGCGGCTCGCCGATGACACCGAAGACCGCTCCGGCGCGAGCCACCTTCGTGTGGCAACCAAATATCCGAACCTAACTCGCAGACACTTTGAAAAACAGGGTATTCAGGCCGAATGCGTCAAGCTCAACGGAGCGATGGAGCTTGCGCCCGTGCTGAGCCTCGCAAGCCAGATCGTTGATCTTGTTTCGACAGGTGCGACGCTGAAACAGAACGGCCTCGTCGAAACCGGCAAAATCATCGACATCTCAGCCCGCCTGATCGTCAACCGTGCGGCGCTCAAAAAAGACCCGCGTGTCGCTGAGCTGGTTGCGGCGTTCCGCTCCGATGCCGAAGCACGGGCGAGTGAGGCAGCAAAGTGA
- the hisD gene encoding histidinol dehydrogenase produces the protein MKSLSSLDPDFEKRFDRLVNARREADKDVAGQVSSILSAVKSRGDDALVEYSQRFDGYALGDESDWVITPERCEQAYGELDSDLRDALDLAASRIRAYHEAQLPQDRDYTDDAGVRLGAIWRPVDAAGLYVPGGRAAYPSSLLMNAIPAKVAGVKRTVVVTPTPKGNSNPLVLAAAHLAGVDEIWRVGGAHALGALAYGTDKIKPVDVITGPGNAYVAEAKRQLYGVVGIDMVAGPSEILVIADGKNDPDWIAADLLSQAEHDPTSQSILITDDAGFAALVEDSVAIQLTQLATGKVAKASWDAHGAIIVVNDLESEAPALANRLAAEHVELAVDDPEVMLKSIRHAGSIFLGRMTPEAVGDYVAGPNHVLPTGRRARFSSGLSVLDFMKRTSFLGLDEASFAKIGPAAATLAHAEGLPAHAKSVELRRK, from the coding sequence GTGAAATCGCTCAGCTCCCTCGATCCCGATTTCGAAAAGCGTTTTGACCGCCTCGTCAATGCCCGGCGTGAGGCTGACAAAGACGTCGCAGGCCAAGTCTCCAGTATTCTAAGCGCCGTCAAAAGCCGCGGTGATGATGCATTGGTTGAGTATAGTCAGCGCTTCGACGGATATGCTCTGGGTGATGAATCTGATTGGGTCATTACGCCAGAACGCTGTGAACAAGCCTACGGCGAACTGGATAGCGATCTACGCGATGCTCTCGACCTCGCCGCAAGCCGCATCCGCGCATATCACGAAGCGCAATTGCCGCAGGACCGCGATTACACCGATGATGCTGGCGTTCGGCTCGGCGCGATCTGGCGGCCGGTCGATGCCGCTGGCCTGTATGTGCCGGGCGGACGTGCAGCCTACCCATCATCGCTGCTGATGAATGCGATCCCAGCGAAAGTCGCTGGCGTAAAGCGCACCGTGGTCGTGACGCCAACACCCAAAGGCAATTCGAACCCGCTCGTTCTCGCCGCTGCGCACCTTGCCGGTGTCGACGAGATTTGGCGCGTTGGCGGGGCACACGCTTTGGGCGCGCTCGCTTATGGTACGGACAAAATCAAACCGGTCGATGTCATCACCGGCCCCGGCAACGCCTATGTCGCCGAGGCAAAGCGTCAGCTTTACGGCGTGGTTGGCATCGATATGGTTGCAGGCCCGTCAGAAATTCTGGTCATCGCCGATGGTAAGAACGATCCGGATTGGATCGCCGCCGATCTGCTTTCGCAAGCCGAGCACGATCCAACCTCGCAATCGATCCTGATTACCGATGATGCAGGTTTTGCCGCTCTCGTCGAAGACAGTGTCGCGATCCAGCTCACCCAATTGGCTACCGGCAAAGTCGCAAAGGCAAGCTGGGATGCGCACGGCGCGATCATCGTCGTCAATGATCTGGAAAGCGAAGCGCCCGCGCTCGCCAACCGTCTAGCCGCCGAACATGTCGAACTGGCGGTGGACGATCCCGAAGTGATGCTGAAAAGCATTCGCCACGCGGGTAGTATCTTCCTGGGCCGGATGACACCCGAAGCTGTCGGCGATTACGTTGCCGGGCCGAACCACGTTTTGCCAACCGGACGCCGCGCACGCTTTTCCAGCGGTCTTTCCGTGCTCGACTTTATGAAGCGCACAAGCTTTCTCGGCCTTGATGAGGCTTCTTTCGCCAAGATCGGTCCAGCCGCGGCCACTCTTGCCCATGCAGAGGGCCTTCCCGCCCACGCCAAATCGGTGGAGCTTCGCCGCAAATGA
- the nusB gene encoding transcription antitermination factor NusB, producing the protein MNTPARSQARSTARLAAVQALYQQQMEGTALSKLLNEFHQHRLGREVDDEDHDGEVFADAEVEFFDDVVRGVDARRDEIDALLLSKLADGWTIARLDKTMVQVLRSGAYELMARADVPTATVISEYVDVAKAFFDDREAKFVNGVLDAVAKEARS; encoded by the coding sequence ATGAACACGCCTGCCCGATCACAAGCCCGCTCGACTGCCCGCCTCGCTGCGGTTCAGGCGCTTTATCAGCAGCAGATGGAAGGCACCGCGCTTTCCAAGCTGCTCAACGAATTTCACCAGCACCGTCTGGGCCGCGAAGTCGATGATGAAGATCACGACGGCGAAGTCTTTGCCGATGCCGAGGTTGAGTTCTTTGATGATGTGGTTCGCGGCGTAGACGCTCGCCGTGACGAGATTGACGCGCTTTTGCTGTCCAAACTCGCCGATGGCTGGACAATCGCGCGGCTCGACAAAACCATGGTTCAGGTGCTGCGCAGCGGCGCTTATGAGCTTATGGCCCGCGCGGATGTGCCGACAGCCACCGTAATCAGCGAGTATGTCGATGTCGCAAAAGCGTTCTTCGACGATCGCGAAGCGAAATTCGTCAACGGCGTTCTGGATGCGGTCGCCAAAGAGGCCCGGTCCTAA
- the thiL gene encoding thiamine-phosphate kinase, with protein sequence MTESEFIAALRALPLHSGARGLNDDCAVIEIGGETLIFNHDIMAEGTHFRPEADLADVAWKLVAINLSDLASKGAEPVGVLLGHSLGGNDQRFIDGLRDVLTTCGVPLMGGDTIAATGSSTYSLTAIGRATSTPVPSRTGAQPGDSLFITGALGEAMLGFEGVDQHLDSFNRPKPRLSEGRALAPLVSAMMDVSDGLLLDAFRMAQASNVSIALETNAIPVADPERRDECMRWGDDYELLFTLPHDVKPPVPAARIGTVEQRGFAPIFVDSEPVMNSEGLGYQHG encoded by the coding sequence ATGACCGAAAGCGAATTTATAGCGGCCTTGCGCGCGCTGCCTCTGCATAGCGGCGCTCGCGGCCTCAATGATGATTGCGCAGTGATCGAAATTGGCGGGGAAACGCTGATATTCAATCACGACATCATGGCAGAGGGCACGCATTTCCGCCCTGAAGCCGACTTGGCCGATGTCGCTTGGAAGCTGGTCGCGATCAACCTGTCCGATCTGGCTTCGAAAGGCGCGGAACCCGTGGGCGTGCTTCTTGGCCATTCGTTAGGCGGCAATGATCAGCGCTTTATCGACGGCCTGCGCGATGTCCTGACCACCTGTGGAGTCCCCTTGATGGGCGGCGACACAATCGCTGCGACCGGTTCAAGCACCTATAGTCTGACGGCGATAGGCAGAGCGACTTCGACCCCAGTTCCTTCGCGCACAGGCGCGCAACCAGGTGACAGCCTTTTCATCACGGGAGCTTTGGGTGAAGCGATGCTCGGATTTGAGGGAGTTGATCAGCATCTTGACTCCTTCAACCGTCCAAAGCCGCGCCTAAGCGAAGGCCGCGCTCTCGCCCCCTTGGTAAGCGCGATGATGGACGTGTCGGACGGCCTCTTGCTCGATGCGTTTCGGATGGCTCAAGCGAGCAACGTTTCGATCGCGTTGGAAACCAATGCGATCCCGGTTGCTGATCCAGAACGACGCGATGAATGCATGCGCTGGGGCGATGATTACGAATTGCTCTTCACTCTGCCGCATGACGTGAAACCTCCGGTGCCCGCTGCACGGATCGGAACTGTGGAGCAGCGCGGATTTGCGCCGATATTCGTTGACAGCGAACCGGTCATGAATTCCGAAGGCCTTGGATATCAACACGGGTAG
- a CDS encoding sodium-translocating pyrophosphatase, with product MDLILISIGLGLLAVVYGVVTRAQVLSASTGNEKMQEIAGAIQEGAQAYLNRQYTTIGIVGVVVAVIVGVFLGVIPAVGFVLGAVLSGVAGYIGMNISVQSNVRTAQAASTGLQEGLTLAFRAGAITGMLVAGLALLAIAVFFYVLVGPMELEANSREVIDGLVGLAFGASLISIFARLGGGIFTKAADVGADLVGKVEAGIPEDDPRNPAVIADNVGDNVGDCAGMAADLFETYVVTVGATMVLTALLLTQLGELLLPMMALPLLIGGACIVTSIIGTYFVRLGGGTNVMGAMYKGFLVTAVLSVPLIYVVMQYALGSVGTDMNTVLNAGTGMVEFTGMDLFLCAIIGLALTGIIIWITEYYTGTNFRPVRSIAKASETGHGTNVIQGLAISLESTALPTIAIIAAIIGAYQLAGLIGLAYGATAMLALAGMVVALDAYGPVTDNAGGIAEMAGLDDSVREKTDLLDAVGNTTKAVTKGYAIGSAGLAALVLFAAYTADLRAYFPNADVNFSLENPYVIVGLLLGALLPYLFGAMGMTAVGRAAGDVVKDVREQFKEKPGIMDYSEKPDYARTVDLVTKAAIKEMIIPSLLPVLAPVVVYFVILGLAGQENAFAALGALLLGVIVGGLFVALSMTAGGGAWDNAKKYIEDGNHGGKGSEAHKAAVTGDTVGDPYKDTAGPAVNPMIKITNIVALLLLAALAGH from the coding sequence GTGGACTTAATTCTTATATCAATCGGGCTTGGTTTGCTCGCCGTGGTTTACGGCGTAGTGACCCGCGCTCAGGTGCTTTCTGCAAGCACCGGCAATGAAAAAATGCAGGAAATTGCTGGAGCCATTCAAGAGGGCGCTCAAGCCTATTTGAACCGTCAGTACACAACCATCGGCATTGTCGGTGTGGTTGTTGCGGTGATTGTCGGGGTGTTCCTCGGTGTCATCCCAGCCGTCGGCTTCGTACTCGGCGCGGTGCTTTCGGGCGTTGCGGGCTATATCGGCATGAACATCTCTGTTCAGTCGAACGTGCGCACCGCACAGGCGGCTAGTACCGGCCTGCAAGAGGGCCTTACGCTCGCATTCCGCGCTGGCGCGATCACCGGCATGCTGGTGGCTGGCCTCGCACTGCTCGCAATCGCCGTGTTCTTTTACGTTCTTGTCGGTCCGATGGAACTCGAAGCAAACAGCCGCGAAGTCATCGACGGTCTTGTTGGCCTCGCATTTGGCGCATCGCTGATTTCGATCTTTGCGCGTTTGGGCGGCGGTATCTTTACCAAGGCCGCTGACGTGGGCGCCGACCTTGTCGGTAAAGTCGAAGCAGGCATCCCGGAAGATGACCCCCGTAACCCGGCTGTTATCGCGGATAACGTAGGCGACAATGTCGGTGATTGTGCCGGTATGGCGGCCGATTTGTTCGAAACCTATGTCGTCACCGTTGGCGCGACGATGGTTCTGACCGCGCTTCTGCTGACCCAGCTTGGTGAGCTTCTCCTGCCAATGATGGCGCTTCCGCTGCTTATCGGCGGGGCTTGCATCGTAACTTCGATCATCGGCACATATTTCGTGCGTCTTGGCGGCGGCACGAATGTGATGGGCGCGATGTACAAGGGCTTCCTTGTCACCGCTGTCCTGTCCGTCCCGCTGATCTATGTCGTTATGCAATACGCGCTGGGTTCTGTCGGCACTGACATGAACACCGTTCTGAACGCGGGCACCGGTATGGTTGAGTTTACAGGAATGGATCTGTTCCTGTGCGCGATCATCGGTCTTGCTTTGACGGGCATCATCATCTGGATCACAGAGTATTACACGGGCACGAATTTCCGTCCGGTCCGCTCGATCGCCAAAGCCTCTGAAACGGGCCACGGCACCAACGTGATCCAAGGTCTCGCCATCAGCCTGGAATCGACTGCGCTTCCGACCATCGCGATCATCGCGGCGATCATCGGTGCATACCAGCTCGCTGGCCTGATCGGTCTGGCATACGGCGCAACTGCGATGCTGGCGCTAGCCGGTATGGTTGTCGCGCTCGACGCTTACGGTCCTGTCACCGATAACGCTGGTGGTATCGCTGAAATGGCGGGCCTTGATGACAGCGTGCGTGAAAAAACCGACCTGCTCGATGCGGTTGGCAACACCACGAAAGCTGTGACCAAAGGCTATGCCATCGGTTCTGCCGGTCTCGCAGCACTCGTGCTGTTTGCCGCTTACACCGCTGACCTTCGCGCATACTTCCCGAACGCTGACGTCAATTTCAGCCTTGAGAACCCGTATGTGATCGTCGGTCTGCTGCTCGGCGCACTGCTCCCGTACCTGTTCGGTGCGATGGGCATGACCGCCGTGGGCCGCGCTGCTGGTGACGTTGTGAAGGACGTTCGCGAGCAGTTCAAAGAGAAGCCGGGCATCATGGATTACTCCGAGAAGCCTGACTACGCCCGTACGGTGGATCTGGTAACGAAGGCTGCGATCAAAGAGATGATCATTCCTTCGCTTCTGCCGGTTCTCGCTCCTGTCGTTGTATACTTCGTGATCCTTGGCCTTGCTGGGCAGGAAAATGCCTTTGCTGCGCTGGGCGCTTTGCTGCTTGGTGTGATCGTCGGCGGCCTGTTCGTCGCGCTTTCCATGACCGCTGGTGGCGGTGCATGGGACAATGCGAAGAAATACATCGAAGACGGCAATCACGGCGGTAAGGGCTCCGAAGCCCACAAAGCTGCCGTGACAGGCGACACTGTTGGCGAT